The Stigmatella aurantiaca DW4/3-1 genome contains the following window.
GGACAGGTCCTCGGGGTCGACTTCGTACTCGCGAAGTTCGTAATCGACTCCGAGGGTGTCCAGCAGGCGGGCGGCATTCGTCTTCATGGCCTTACATTCCCAGGGCTTGGGCGGCGGCCTTGACCCGTGCCAGCGCCTCCTCGGGAGAGGTTCCCACGGCGGACAGGTGTCCCATCTTCCGCCCCTTGCGGGCATCGCGCTTGCCGTACAGGTGCAGGCGGACCCCTGGCATGGCGAGCACCTGTTCGAAGCGAGGACCTCCCTCGTTCAGCCACAAGTCTCCCAGCAGGTTCACGATGGCCGCTGGGCGCACCACCTCGACCGAGCCGAGGGGCAGGTTGCACACCGCCCGCACGGCCTGCTCGAACTGGCTGGTGAGGCAGGCCACCTCCGTGGCGTGGAAGCTGTTGTGCGGCCGGGGGGCCAACTCATTCACCAGCAGCGTGCCATCCTTCAGCAGGAACAGCTCCACCACCAGCAGGCCTTCGACCTGAAGCGCGTGGGCCATGGCGCGGGCGATGTCCGCGGCCTGCGCGGCCACGGGGGCAGACACCGGACCGGGCAGCAACGACCAGGCCAGGATGCGGTCCTCGTGGTGGTTGAAGGCGGGCGGATACACCGCCGTCTCCCCCTGAGGGCTGCGCGCCACGAGCACGGACAGCTCGGCCTCCAGATCGAGCGTGGCTTCCACCACCACCGCGCGTTCTCCCAGCTCGCGCCAGGCCTGGGGGGCCTCCGCGGGGGACTTCACCACCACTTGCCCCCGGCCGTCGTATCCGCCCTCGCAGGACTTCACGAAGCAGCGCCCTCCCAGGGCGGTCACCTCCGTGGTCAGCTCTTCCGCACGGTTCACCTCGCGCCAGGGGCCCAGGGGAAAGCCATGCTTCGCCAGCCAGGCCTTCTGCCGCCCGCGGTGCTGGACGATCTCCAGCACCGCGGCGGAGGGACGCACCGGAGCGTGTTCGGCCGCCGCACGCAGGGACGACAGGGGGATCTTCTCGATCTCCAGCGTTACCACCTCGCAGGCCCGGGCCAGCTGGGCCGCCGCCCGCGCATCGCCGAAGTCGGCCGTGTAGCACTGGTCCACCACCCAGCGGGCAGGGCAGGCGGGATCTGGATCGAGCGCTTGCACCTGGAAACCGAGCGTGCGGGCCGACAGTGCCATCATCCGGCCCAGCTGGCCGCCCCCCAGAATGCCAAGGGTGCCTCCCGGAAGAACGGTCTTCATGACAGCTCCCGTTCCCGGAGAACCTCGTCGGTGCGGGCCTTGCGCCAGCCGGCCAGCCGCGCGCGAAGCTCCGGACGCTGGAGGGCCAGGATGGAGGCGGCGTGGAGCGCGGCATTGGCCGCACCGGGCTTGCCAATGGCCTGCGTGCCCACCGGTACGCCCTTGGGCATCTGGACGATGGAGAGCAACGCGTCGAAGCCGTTGAGCACCGTGGTGGGCATGGGCACCCCCAGCACGGGCAACAGCGTCTTGCTGGCCACCATGCCTGGCAGGTGGGCTGCGCCTCCCGCCGCCGCGATGATGACCGACAGCCCCCGGGCCTCCGCCGTGGAGGCGTACTCGACCATCCAGTCCGGGGTGCGGTGGGCAGAGACGATGCGCACCTCGTGGGGGATTTCCAACTCGGTGAGGATGTCGATGGCAGGGCGCAAGAACTCGAGATCGCTCTTGCCTCCCATGATGACTCCCACCCAGGGGGTGTCCGAACTCGCCATGCTGTCTCGCGCCTCCCGTGCGCTCTCCCGCCGTGGAGGCGGGAGAATGGGGAGATAGGGCGGCGTGATTCCGCCGGTCAACCGAGAAGCGCGTGTCCTGGGAAGAAGGGGCTCCGTTCGCTCACCAAGCGTTTGCTGGAGGCGGGCGGGCCCCCTGGCCTCAGTACGTGGAGCCCAGGCGCCCGAAGCTCTTGAGCGCCTGGGTCTTCGACCGCTTGACCGCCGTGTTCACGTCGTCCGCGCTGGCGGCCTTCTCATACTCGGCGAAGGCCGCGTCCTGGTCGGCCATGTCGGCCGCCACCGCCGGGG
Protein-coding sequences here:
- the purK gene encoding 5-(carboxyamino)imidazole ribonucleotide synthase, with the translated sequence MKTVLPGGTLGILGGGQLGRMMALSARTLGFQVQALDPDPACPARWVVDQCYTADFGDARAAAQLARACEVVTLEIEKIPLSSLRAAAEHAPVRPSAAVLEIVQHRGRQKAWLAKHGFPLGPWREVNRAEELTTEVTALGGRCFVKSCEGGYDGRGQVVVKSPAEAPQAWRELGERAVVVEATLDLEAELSVLVARSPQGETAVYPPAFNHHEDRILAWSLLPGPVSAPVAAQAADIARAMAHALQVEGLLVVELFLLKDGTLLVNELAPRPHNSFHATEVACLTSQFEQAVRAVCNLPLGSVEVVRPAAIVNLLGDLWLNEGGPRFEQVLAMPGVRLHLYGKRDARKGRKMGHLSAVGTSPEEALARVKAAAQALGM
- the purE gene encoding 5-(carboxyamino)imidazole ribonucleotide mutase, with product MASSDTPWVGVIMGGKSDLEFLRPAIDILTELEIPHEVRIVSAHRTPDWMVEYASTAEARGLSVIIAAAGGAAHLPGMVASKTLLPVLGVPMPTTVLNGFDALLSIVQMPKGVPVGTQAIGKPGAANAALHAASILALQRPELRARLAGWRKARTDEVLRERELS